The Streptomonospora litoralis genome window below encodes:
- a CDS encoding FAD-dependent oxidoreductase, with amino-acid sequence MSQAANTTVAIAGGGPAGIMLGLLLARAGVDVTVLEKHSDFLRDFRGDTVHPSTLQVLDELGLAEELEKRPHRKVTSLSIARGDRPIVQADLHRLPVKYPHIAMMPQWDFLDMLADHARTYTGFRLLTDSEATGIVEEGGAVRGLRYRSRPPQGEGADAPAEGGAGDGEEHELRAVLSVAADGRDSALRDAAGMVPTELGAPMDVLWLRIPRRSGEKSGLNGALGEGAMAVAIDRGDYWQVAYVIPKGGYDAVRAEPIESLQDRLLAVLPFLGEDVRAVDDWSKVAFLNVASDRLASWYRPGLLAIGDAAHAMTPIGGVGINLAVQDAVATANLLSRQLLEAQSDADRFAKTLNPELLARVQRRRQLPTVGTQAVQQLLQRQIISRVLADDLDEGRLPLPLRAVAGTSAWSYLVARVMMVGLRPEHVHSPAVATPAARPGES; translated from the coding sequence ATGTCGCAAGCCGCGAACACCACCGTCGCCATCGCGGGCGGCGGCCCCGCGGGGATCATGCTCGGTCTGCTGCTGGCGCGGGCCGGTGTGGACGTCACCGTGCTGGAGAAGCACAGCGACTTCCTGCGCGACTTCCGCGGAGACACGGTGCACCCTTCCACCCTCCAGGTGCTCGACGAGCTCGGGCTCGCCGAGGAGCTGGAGAAGCGGCCCCACCGCAAGGTCACCAGCCTGTCCATCGCGCGGGGCGACCGGCCGATCGTGCAGGCCGACCTGCACAGACTGCCGGTGAAGTACCCGCACATCGCGATGATGCCGCAGTGGGATTTCCTGGACATGCTCGCCGACCACGCCCGCACCTATACCGGATTCCGGCTGCTCACCGACAGCGAGGCCACCGGCATCGTCGAGGAGGGCGGCGCGGTCCGCGGGCTGAGGTACCGGTCGCGTCCGCCGCAAGGCGAAGGGGCCGATGCTCCCGCCGAAGGTGGCGCCGGCGACGGCGAGGAGCATGAACTGCGGGCCGTGCTGAGCGTCGCCGCCGACGGCCGCGACTCCGCACTGCGCGACGCCGCGGGCATGGTGCCTACCGAGCTGGGCGCGCCGATGGACGTACTGTGGCTGCGGATTCCCCGCCGCTCCGGGGAGAAGAGCGGGCTGAACGGCGCCCTCGGTGAAGGCGCCATGGCGGTGGCGATCGACCGCGGCGACTATTGGCAGGTCGCCTACGTGATCCCCAAGGGCGGCTACGACGCGGTGCGCGCCGAGCCGATCGAGAGCCTCCAGGACAGGCTGCTGGCGGTGCTGCCGTTCCTCGGGGAAGACGTGCGCGCCGTCGACGACTGGTCGAAGGTGGCCTTCCTCAACGTCGCTTCCGACCGACTCGCCTCCTGGTACCGGCCGGGGCTGCTGGCCATCGGCGACGCGGCGCACGCCATGACGCCGATCGGCGGCGTAGGCATCAACCTGGCCGTGCAGGACGCCGTTGCGACGGCGAACCTGCTGTCGCGACAACTGCTGGAGGCGCAGAGCGACGCCGACCGGTTCGCCAAGACGCTCAACCCCGAACTCCTGGCCCGGGTCCAGCGCCGCCGGCAACTGCCCACGGTCGGCACCCAGGCGGTGCAACAGCTGCTGCAGCGCCAGATCATCAGCCGCGTGCTTGCGGACGACCTCGACGAGGGCCGACTGCCGCTGCCGCTGCGGGCGGTGGCCGGCACGAGCGCATGGTCCTACCTGGTCGCCCGCGTGATGATGGTCGGCCTGCGGCCCGAACACGTGCACAGCCCCGCGGTGGCGACCCCCGCGGCACGGCCGGGGGAGTCCTGA
- a CDS encoding response regulator: MADENSTFADGAVAPRVVIVDDHRLFRSGVRGELGDAVDVIGEAGDVDGAVEVIAEKQPDLVLLDVHLPGGGGSEVLRRVLSRYPEIRFLALSVSDAAEDVIGVVRGGARGYVTKTISGRELADAIIRVADGDAVFSPRLAGFVLDAFSATDAPPMDPELDRLTQREREVLRLIARGYAYKEAAKELFISVKTVETHVSSVLRKLQLSNRHELSRWATARKLV, translated from the coding sequence GTGGCAGACGAGAACAGCACCTTCGCCGACGGCGCCGTCGCGCCCCGCGTCGTGATCGTGGACGACCACCGCCTCTTCCGCAGCGGTGTGCGCGGCGAACTGGGCGACGCCGTCGACGTCATCGGCGAGGCGGGCGACGTCGACGGCGCGGTCGAGGTCATCGCAGAGAAGCAGCCCGACCTGGTCCTGCTCGACGTGCACCTGCCCGGCGGGGGCGGCAGCGAGGTCCTGCGCCGGGTCCTGTCCCGGTACCCCGAGATCCGCTTCCTCGCGCTGTCGGTCTCCGACGCCGCCGAGGACGTCATCGGGGTCGTGCGCGGCGGCGCCCGCGGCTACGTCACCAAGACCATCTCCGGGCGCGAACTCGCCGACGCCATCATCCGCGTGGCCGACGGGGACGCCGTCTTCTCCCCGCGCCTCGCCGGATTCGTGCTCGACGCGTTCTCCGCCACCGACGCCCCGCCCATGGACCCCGAGCTCGACCGCCTCACCCAGCGCGAACGCGAGGTGCTGCGGCTCATCGCCCGCGGCTACGCCTACAAGGAGGCCGCCAAGGAGCTGTTCATCTCGGTCAAGACCGTCGAGACCCACGTCTCCTCGGTCCTGCGCAAGCTCCAGCTCTCCAACCGCCACGAGCTCAGCAGGTGGGCCACCGCGCGCAAGCTCGTCTGA
- a CDS encoding succinic semialdehyde dehydrogenase — protein MDTATSVPGDPVPRAELPDASPRLVRRLAADSGRTTTTTAPFTGAPLAELPESSADDVAAAFERARAAQRSWAALSPRERAEPFLRFHDLVLDRQREILDIIQWETGKARRHAFEEVYDAAGGTLYYARRAPHLLRPRRAAGAVPGATRTRHHRLPKGAVSVISPWNYPLALPVADAVPALLAGNAVVAKPDTQTALSALWAIDLAIEAGLPEDLWIPVVGTPEEIGDALIDDADYVSFTGSSPVGARIAQRAASRLIGFSAELGGKNPAVVCADADLDWTVEGMQRACFSNAGQLCISTERLYVHDSVYDEFAERFAGAVRGMELNAHFDYSADMGSLTYRRQFDRVAAHVDDARAKGAEILTGGRAREEIGPLFYEPTVMAGVAPAMDACAAETFGPVVSLYRYSDEDEAVAAANATDYGLNASVWTRDVARGRRLAERIQAGTVNINEGYGAAWASYGAPMGGMKRSGLGRRHGDEGLLRYTESQTVASQHYVGLGGTPGMDAETLSTVMTASARLMKRLRMR, from the coding sequence ATGGACACCGCTACGAGCGTCCCCGGCGATCCCGTGCCTCGGGCGGAGCTGCCGGACGCCTCCCCCCGCCTCGTTCGCAGGCTGGCCGCCGACTCCGGGCGCACGACCACCACCACCGCCCCCTTCACCGGCGCCCCTCTCGCCGAGCTCCCGGAGTCCTCGGCCGACGACGTGGCCGCCGCGTTCGAGCGTGCCCGCGCCGCTCAGCGGTCCTGGGCCGCGCTGTCCCCCCGCGAGCGCGCCGAGCCGTTCCTGCGGTTCCACGACCTGGTGCTGGACCGCCAGCGCGAGATCCTCGACATCATCCAGTGGGAAACCGGCAAGGCCCGCCGCCACGCCTTCGAGGAGGTCTACGACGCCGCGGGCGGCACCCTGTACTACGCCCGGCGCGCACCCCACCTGCTGCGTCCGCGGCGCGCCGCCGGCGCGGTGCCCGGCGCGACCCGCACCCGCCACCACCGCCTGCCCAAAGGCGCCGTCAGCGTCATCAGCCCGTGGAACTACCCGCTCGCGCTGCCTGTGGCCGACGCCGTCCCGGCGCTGCTGGCCGGCAACGCCGTGGTCGCCAAGCCCGATACCCAGACGGCACTGTCGGCTCTGTGGGCCATCGACCTGGCCATCGAGGCGGGCCTGCCCGAGGACCTGTGGATCCCCGTGGTGGGCACTCCCGAGGAGATCGGCGACGCGCTCATCGACGACGCCGACTACGTGTCCTTCACCGGCTCCTCGCCCGTCGGTGCCCGGATCGCCCAGCGCGCGGCGAGCCGCCTGATCGGCTTCTCGGCCGAACTGGGCGGCAAGAACCCCGCCGTCGTGTGCGCGGACGCCGACCTGGACTGGACGGTGGAGGGCATGCAGCGCGCGTGCTTCAGCAACGCCGGCCAGCTGTGCATCTCCACCGAGCGGCTCTACGTGCACGACTCCGTCTACGACGAGTTCGCCGAACGCTTCGCCGGGGCCGTACGCGGCATGGAGCTCAACGCCCACTTCGACTACTCCGCCGACATGGGCTCGCTCACCTACCGCCGCCAGTTCGACCGCGTGGCCGCCCACGTCGACGACGCGCGGGCCAAAGGCGCCGAGATCCTCACCGGCGGCCGCGCCCGCGAGGAGATCGGCCCGCTGTTCTACGAGCCCACCGTGATGGCCGGCGTCGCACCCGCCATGGACGCTTGCGCCGCCGAGACGTTCGGCCCCGTCGTCTCCCTCTACCGCTACTCCGACGAGGACGAGGCGGTCGCGGCCGCCAACGCCACCGACTACGGCCTCAACGCCAGCGTGTGGACGCGCGACGTCGCTCGCGGGCGGCGGCTGGCCGAGCGCATCCAGGCGGGCACCGTCAACATCAACGAGGGCTACGGCGCGGCGTGGGCCAGCTACGGCGCTCCGATGGGCGGTATGAAGCGGTCCGGACTGGGCCGGCGGCACGGCGACGAGGGTCTGCTGCGCTACACCGAGTCCCAGACGGTCGCCAGCCAGCACTACGTCGGCCTCGGCGGCACGCCCGGCATGGACGCCGAGACCCTCTCCACGGTGATGACCGCGAGCGCCCGGCTGATGAAACGGCTCCGGATGCGCTGA
- a CDS encoding ATP-binding protein encodes MTETASRRPPDPRLVRPRDGRLIAGVGAGLARHLGIDAVVTRLALMALSFGGIGIAVYIVLVLFVPVDDVDETAEDTAPGAQGRAEPQHETGRGMAERKGRDISQLLAYCALGGGLGMLALLFGGWFEPVLWFIIFGALGATILWQQANPALREEWMSTSVLAQTGKSWARTGAGVLLVVIGAIGFLVFQQELSQARAGLTFAATIIVGMCVIAAPWIVGLVRERDRERRERIRSQERAELAAHIHDSVLHTLTLIQRRADDAREVQRLARVQERALRGWLYQRPADAETTVKPALERVAAEVEEAHGVPIEVVCVGDCPIDDGVHAELRAAREAMVNASKYAGSDSISVFGEVDPEEVLVFVRDRGAGFDLDAVPEDRMGVRGSILGRMDRHGGSARIRTAPGEGTEVQLRMPREQESAD; translated from the coding sequence GTGACCGAAACGGCGAGCCGCCGGCCCCCGGACCCGCGGCTGGTGCGCCCGCGCGACGGACGCCTGATCGCGGGCGTCGGCGCGGGCCTCGCCCGGCACCTGGGCATCGACGCCGTCGTCACGCGACTGGCCCTGATGGCGCTGTCCTTCGGCGGCATCGGCATCGCCGTCTACATCGTCCTCGTACTGTTCGTGCCCGTCGACGACGTCGATGAGACCGCCGAGGACACGGCGCCCGGCGCGCAGGGCCGCGCGGAGCCCCAGCACGAGACCGGGCGCGGCATGGCCGAACGCAAGGGCCGCGACATCAGCCAACTGCTGGCCTACTGCGCCCTCGGCGGCGGCCTGGGCATGCTCGCACTGCTCTTCGGCGGCTGGTTCGAGCCGGTGCTGTGGTTCATCATCTTCGGCGCCCTCGGCGCGACGATCCTCTGGCAGCAGGCCAACCCGGCGCTGCGCGAGGAGTGGATGTCCACCTCCGTCCTCGCCCAGACCGGCAAGTCGTGGGCGCGCACCGGCGCCGGGGTGCTGCTCGTCGTCATCGGCGCCATCGGCTTCCTCGTCTTCCAGCAGGAACTCAGCCAAGCCCGCGCCGGCCTGACCTTCGCCGCCACGATCATCGTCGGGATGTGCGTCATCGCCGCGCCGTGGATCGTCGGCCTGGTGCGCGAGCGCGACCGGGAGCGCCGCGAGCGCATCCGCAGCCAAGAGCGTGCCGAACTGGCTGCGCACATCCACGACTCCGTCCTGCACACGCTGACCCTCATCCAGCGCCGCGCCGACGACGCGCGCGAGGTCCAGCGGCTCGCGCGGGTGCAGGAACGCGCCTTGCGCGGCTGGCTCTACCAGCGCCCGGCCGACGCCGAGACCACCGTCAAACCCGCCCTGGAGCGGGTGGCGGCCGAGGTCGAAGAGGCTCACGGCGTGCCGATCGAGGTGGTCTGCGTGGGCGACTGCCCCATCGACGACGGCGTCCACGCCGAACTGCGCGCCGCCCGCGAAGCCATGGTCAACGCCTCCAAGTACGCCGGAAGCGACTCCATCTCGGTCTTCGGCGAGGTCGACCCGGAGGAGGTGCTCGTCTTCGTCCGCGACCGCGGGGCGGGCTTCGACCTGGACGCCGTCCCCGAGGACCGCATGGGCGTGCGCGGCTCCATCCTGGGCCGCATGGACCGCCACGGCGGCAGCGCCCGCATCCGCACCGCCCCGGGCGAGGGCACCGAGGTGCAGCTGCGCATGCCGCGGGAGCAGGAGTCAGCGGACTGA
- a CDS encoding PspC domain-containing protein — MNDSRNPQDGAAREPDEASAAAAADGAAQVPEAAPPPGTAAAGPQPADGPAREELVRDNERGLITGVCAGLGAYTRIDPIVWRMGFAITGLAGFTGVLLYVGAWMAMRDASRGPAMFEQLLNRRIDDRAVPALLGLGVGVSAALSLIGGVSWGTLVLATPLILGALVAHNRGVDLRRTYRELPGLLKTGEPPPTTPPPEPKPAYFNPAQPWAQAPRGPVDLAVVSDGERGGAGEAAETSTDTNTADRGGSPDGTGHAGQEHGPGGEGPPESADGGEGDDTGGDGLQGYPPSACPRPPGVGATRREQAGSARERRRQRRQDRRARRGVLLLNVAAWLIAAAVVVTLGATSAPFGNALFGPQTGPVFLGSVVVIIGLVAVAGTWVGDPRGLITAGTVATVLLVGSVAVDLPNLRFASIEWRPTTVAAAERPYRLTGGVALLDLTRVPLESGQRIRVDAEVRFGELTVVVPDTARTDVRGRASLGEIRVGDSVRVGTPLDMRKTLEPATPAREPHRGADGAPSDRGSAGAAGPDGEAAPAEPPTFVVDMVSRIGDMEVRRASS; from the coding sequence GTGAACGACAGCCGGAATCCGCAGGACGGCGCGGCGCGCGAGCCCGATGAGGCGTCGGCCGCCGCGGCGGCCGACGGTGCTGCGCAGGTGCCGGAGGCGGCCCCGCCGCCGGGGACGGCGGCGGCGGGGCCGCAGCCCGCCGACGGGCCGGCGCGCGAGGAGCTGGTGCGCGACAACGAGCGCGGGCTGATCACGGGGGTGTGCGCCGGGCTGGGCGCCTACACCCGGATCGATCCGATCGTGTGGCGCATGGGCTTCGCGATCACCGGTCTGGCGGGGTTCACCGGTGTGCTGCTGTACGTGGGCGCGTGGATGGCCATGCGCGACGCGAGCCGTGGTCCGGCGATGTTCGAGCAGCTGCTGAACCGGCGCATCGACGACCGGGCGGTGCCGGCGCTGCTGGGCCTGGGGGTAGGCGTCTCGGCCGCGCTGAGCCTGATCGGCGGTGTGAGCTGGGGGACGCTGGTCCTGGCGACCCCGTTGATCCTGGGAGCGCTGGTGGCGCACAACCGGGGCGTCGACCTGCGCCGGACGTACCGGGAGCTGCCGGGGCTGTTGAAGACGGGCGAGCCGCCGCCGACCACACCGCCGCCCGAGCCCAAGCCCGCCTACTTCAATCCCGCCCAGCCGTGGGCGCAGGCGCCCAGAGGTCCGGTGGACCTGGCGGTCGTGTCCGACGGCGAGCGCGGCGGCGCCGGTGAGGCCGCAGAAACGAGCACCGACACCAACACGGCCGACCGGGGCGGGAGCCCGGACGGCACCGGGCACGCCGGACAGGAGCACGGGCCCGGCGGCGAAGGGCCGCCGGAATCCGCGGACGGCGGCGAGGGTGACGACACCGGGGGCGACGGGTTGCAGGGGTACCCGCCGTCGGCCTGCCCGCGTCCCCCGGGGGTGGGCGCCACCCGGCGCGAGCAGGCGGGCTCGGCGCGTGAACGCCGCCGGCAGCGCAGACAAGACCGGCGGGCGCGACGGGGTGTGTTACTGCTCAACGTGGCGGCGTGGCTTATCGCGGCCGCGGTCGTGGTCACGCTCGGCGCGACCTCGGCACCGTTCGGGAACGCCCTGTTCGGGCCGCAGACGGGTCCGGTGTTCCTCGGGAGTGTCGTCGTGATCATCGGGTTGGTCGCCGTGGCCGGAACCTGGGTGGGCGATCCGCGCGGCCTGATCACCGCCGGGACCGTGGCGACCGTGCTGCTGGTGGGTTCGGTCGCCGTCGACCTGCCGAACCTGCGCTTCGCGTCGATCGAGTGGCGGCCGACCACCGTCGCCGCCGCCGAACGCCCTTACCGATTGACCGGCGGCGTGGCGCTGCTGGACCTGACGCGCGTGCCGCTGGAGTCGGGGCAGCGCATCCGGGTCGACGCCGAAGTGCGCTTCGGCGAACTGACCGTGGTGGTGCCCGACACCGCGCGCACCGACGTCCGCGGCCGGGCGTCGCTGGGCGAGATCCGCGTCGGCGACTCCGTGCGAGTAGGTACCCCGCTCGACATGCGGAAGACGCTGGAGCCGGCAACCCCGGCCCGGGAGCCGCATCGCGGCGCGGACGGGGCCCCCTCCGACCGCGGCAGCGCAGGTGCCGCCGGCCCCGACGGGGAGGCCGCACCGGCGGAGCCGCCGACGTTCGTCGTCGACATGGTCTCCCGAATCGGCGATATGGAGGTGCGACGTGCGTCGTCGTAG
- a CDS encoding Pr6Pr family membrane protein encodes MPLTIGLYRAAVALVAVTGIAMELGRAESLRPFVYFTIQSNSVLAVCFAFAAWSAWRGRGGLPAWLKGAITLYILITGLVFNFVLADAPTQAPAANAGQFVDVPWWYVDSSDLLHAVAPIMAAADFVLFDRHRRMRPHYAVVWLAYPLAYAVFTTVRGALFQQTAYPYFFVDVSLLGYAGLLRSVLIYGAAFSLLGAVLVVADRLLGAKGAERVLARVRGEATVGAGRRPAAERSAA; translated from the coding sequence ATGCCGCTGACCATCGGCCTCTACCGCGCCGCCGTGGCGCTGGTGGCCGTGACCGGGATCGCGATGGAGCTGGGGCGGGCGGAGTCGCTGCGCCCCTTCGTGTACTTCACGATCCAGAGCAACAGCGTGCTTGCGGTGTGCTTCGCCTTCGCGGCGTGGTCGGCGTGGCGCGGCCGCGGGGGCCTGCCGGCCTGGCTCAAGGGCGCGATCACGCTCTACATCCTGATCACCGGACTGGTCTTCAACTTCGTGCTGGCCGACGCCCCGACGCAGGCTCCGGCGGCCAATGCGGGGCAGTTCGTGGACGTGCCCTGGTGGTATGTGGACTCCAGCGACCTGCTGCACGCGGTGGCGCCGATCATGGCCGCCGCCGACTTCGTACTGTTCGACCGGCACCGGCGGATGCGCCCGCACTACGCGGTGGTGTGGCTGGCCTATCCCCTCGCCTACGCGGTCTTCACGACGGTGCGCGGGGCGCTGTTCCAGCAAACCGCTTACCCCTACTTCTTCGTCGACGTATCCCTCCTCGGCTACGCGGGCCTGCTGCGCAGCGTGCTGATCTACGGAGCCGCGTTTTCGCTGCTGGGTGCGGTGCTGGTCGTCGCCGACCGGCTGCTGGGCGCGAAGGGTGCGGAGCGCGTCCTGGCACGCGTCCGCGGCGAGGCGACCGTCGGCGCCGGGCGCCGGCCCGCGGCCGAGCGTTCCGCGGCGTGA
- a CDS encoding PP2C family protein-serine/threonine phosphatase: MSEPMLLVGLSGEILGHNAAMRRLFPAAGAGANLYGLTCDSAEDVGDTLWRWARSGEPLAGALGLLDPDGRPRRCHGFGSRAAWADAGEPAVQIRLVSTFDRERLRRTAAADDRERHLRARMEREHEVALGLQRSLLPDRVEGAPLDVAADYIPTAYGAEVGGDWYDVFAVPASERIGLVIGDVAGHGLPEATVMSQLRSVLRAAALEEDSSPDRVAARLDAYVDTYLPENMATMCYAVYDPGAHELVYANAGHVPPMLLRTDGSCERLDEVVDPPLGCSLGGSHRTAHLPVRPGDLLVCYTDGVVEQRRESLDAGLGRLSALLTGFETPSPKDVCTTVMAWSAPTDHADDRAVLVAGF, from the coding sequence GTGAGCGAGCCGATGCTGCTGGTCGGCCTCTCCGGCGAGATCCTCGGACACAACGCGGCCATGCGGCGGCTGTTCCCCGCCGCAGGCGCCGGCGCCAACCTCTACGGCCTCACCTGCGACAGCGCCGAAGACGTCGGCGACACCCTGTGGCGGTGGGCCCGATCCGGTGAGCCGCTGGCCGGGGCGCTGGGCCTGCTCGACCCCGACGGCCGCCCCCGCCGCTGCCACGGGTTCGGCAGCCGCGCAGCCTGGGCCGACGCCGGTGAGCCCGCGGTGCAGATCCGCCTCGTCTCGACGTTCGACCGCGAACGCCTGCGCCGCACGGCGGCCGCCGACGACCGCGAACGCCACCTGCGCGCCCGCATGGAACGCGAGCACGAGGTCGCCCTCGGCCTCCAGCGCAGCCTGCTGCCCGATCGCGTCGAGGGCGCGCCGCTGGATGTCGCCGCGGATTACATCCCCACCGCCTACGGCGCGGAGGTCGGCGGCGACTGGTACGACGTCTTCGCCGTCCCCGCGTCCGAGCGCATCGGCCTGGTGATCGGCGACGTCGCCGGACACGGCCTGCCCGAGGCCACCGTCATGTCGCAGCTGCGCAGTGTGCTGCGCGCCGCGGCGCTGGAGGAGGACAGCAGCCCCGACCGCGTCGCCGCGCGGCTGGACGCCTACGTCGACACCTACCTGCCGGAGAACATGGCCACCATGTGCTATGCGGTCTACGATCCCGGCGCCCACGAGCTGGTCTACGCCAACGCGGGACACGTGCCGCCGATGCTGCTGCGCACCGACGGCTCCTGCGAACGCCTGGACGAGGTCGTGGACCCGCCGCTGGGCTGCTCCCTGGGCGGATCGCACCGCACCGCACACCTGCCGGTGCGCCCCGGCGACCTGCTGGTCTGCTACACCGACGGCGTCGTCGAGCAGCGGCGCGAATCGCTGGACGCCGGGCTCGGTCGGCTCTCCGCGCTGCTGACCGGCTTCGAGACCCCCAGCCCCAAGGACGTGTGCACCACGGTCATGGCGTGGTCCGCGCCCACCGACCACGCCGACGACCGCGCGGTTCTGGTGGCCGGGTTCTGA
- a CDS encoding nucleoside hydrolase produces the protein MRIYVDCDPGIDDALALAYLTARPEVELVGVGSVFGNNDAATTTGNALRLLELYGRPEVPVARGAGRGLAQPARSAKAVHGENGLGEVELPEPAAAPTDHSAAELLVRGARSTPGEIDVLALGPLTNLALALSIEPELPDLLGRVVIMGGAVRAPGNITPWAEANVAADPEAAEAVLGAGFDATLVALDVTMRTVATDTWLDGLAGIGGRRAETTAEFLRFYTDWYTRVFGVRQCAMHDPLAAAVLLTPELATATEEVPVRVELQGAHTRGQTIADLRPNRDTADLRPPVTLVRDVDGEAFFKRMADALR, from the coding sequence GTGCGTATCTACGTCGACTGCGATCCGGGCATCGACGACGCGTTGGCACTGGCCTACCTGACGGCCAGGCCCGAGGTAGAGCTGGTCGGCGTCGGCTCGGTCTTCGGCAACAACGACGCGGCGACGACCACGGGCAACGCGTTGCGGCTGCTCGAACTCTACGGGCGGCCGGAGGTTCCGGTGGCGCGCGGCGCCGGTCGCGGGCTGGCCCAGCCGGCACGGTCCGCCAAGGCCGTGCACGGCGAGAACGGGCTGGGCGAGGTGGAGCTGCCCGAGCCCGCGGCCGCGCCGACGGACCACTCGGCGGCGGAGCTGCTGGTCCGCGGCGCCCGCTCGACCCCGGGGGAGATCGACGTCCTCGCGCTGGGTCCGCTGACCAACCTGGCGCTGGCGCTGAGTATCGAGCCGGAGCTGCCCGATCTGCTGGGGCGCGTGGTGATCATGGGCGGCGCGGTGCGGGCGCCGGGCAACATCACACCCTGGGCGGAGGCCAACGTGGCCGCCGATCCCGAGGCCGCCGAAGCGGTTCTGGGGGCCGGGTTCGACGCCACACTGGTAGCGCTCGACGTCACGATGCGCACCGTCGCCACCGATACGTGGCTGGACGGGCTGGCGGGCATCGGGGGCCGCCGAGCGGAGACGACCGCGGAATTCCTGCGCTTCTACACGGACTGGTACACGCGGGTGTTCGGGGTCCGCCAGTGCGCGATGCACGACCCGCTGGCGGCGGCGGTCCTGCTCACCCCCGAGCTGGCGACCGCGACCGAGGAGGTGCCGGTGCGGGTGGAGCTGCAGGGGGCGCACACGCGCGGGCAGACCATCGCCGACCTGCGGCCCAATCGCGACACCGCCGACCTCCGCCCCCCGGTGACCCTGGTGCGCGACGTCGACGGCGAGGCGTTCTTCAAGCGGATGGCCGACGCGCTGCGCTGA